The stretch of DNA TCAGGAGCTACCACCGCACATGTGTGGCATCGTCGGAATCGTCTCTACTGAGCCAGTCAACCAACAAATCTATGACGCTCTGTTGCTTCTGCAACACCGTGGTCAAGACTCCACTGGTATCGCAACCGCAGATGGTTCACGCCTGCACATGCACAAGACCAAGGGTCAGGTACGCGAGGGTTTCCGTACTCGTGACATGCGCACTCTGGTGGGAAACGTGGGCCTTGGTCACGTGCGATATGCCACAGCTGGTGCCGCCTCTAACGAAGAAGAAGCTCAACCGTTTTATGTGAATGCCCCCTACGGCATCATCTTGGTTCACAACGGTAATCTCACCAACACTCGTGAACTGACCAAAGACTTATTCAACATTGACCGCCGACACGTCAACACATCCAGTGACACTGAACTACTGCTCAATGTTCTTGCCACTGAACTACAAAGCACCATCTCAGGCTCCGACTTGAGCCCAGAGAACATATTCCATGCAGTTGCAAACCTGCATAAGCGCGTGGAAGGTTCCTACGCCGCTATCGCGATTATTTCCGGTCACGGTTTGCTCGCCTTCCGCGATCCTTTCGGTATTCGCCCACTGATCCTGGGTAAACGAGAAATGGACAATGGCAAGACTGACTACATCGTTGCTTCAGAGTCACTCGTTCTCGAAAGTGGCGGTTACGAAATCGTGCGCGACGTGGAACCAGGTGAGGCCGTTTTCATTACCCAAGATGGAACCCTCTACACCCACCAGTGTGCAGAGAACCCCATTCTTCGACCATGCTCCTTTGAGTACGTCTACCTCGCTCGTCCTGACTCAGTGATGAACGGCATCTCTGTTTACGAAACGCGTCTGCGCATGGGTGATCGTTTGGCAGCCACCATTGCACAACATGCTCCGCTTGGCGACATTGATGTTGTGATGCCCATTCCTGACTCTTCTCGCCCCTCAGCGATGCAGGTTGCCCGCACACTGGGTGTGGAATACCGCGAAGGCTTCTTCAAGAACCGTTACGTCGGTCGCACCTTCATCATGCCCGGCCAGGCTCAGCGCAAGCGTTCTGTCCGCCAAAAACTCAATGCCATGTCCACTGAGTTCAAAGGCAAGAATGTCCTCATCGTGGACGATTCAATTGTGCGTGGAACAACCTCTCGTGAAATCGTTGAGATGGCTCGTGCCGCTGGAGCAAACAAGGTGACCTTTACCTCAGCTGCTCCTCCCGTGCGCTACCCCCACGTGTACGGCATCAACATGCCTTCACGTCAGGAACTCATCGCACACGGCCGGAAAATTCCAGAAATTGCTCAAGAGCTTGGTGCAGACCACCTGATTTATCAAGAAGTAGCTGATATGGAAGCGGCCATCATGGAAGGTTCCAACCTCACAGGTCTTGACTTGAGCTGCTTCACAGGCGAATACGTCACCGGAACGATTACTCCGGAATACCTCGACTGGGTCGAGCGCAACCAGTTGAGCTAATTACTCTGAGGTTACTTCGGTCTTTTGAGCTGTAACTGTCGTGACGTGGCGCGAGTAATAGCGGTCAACAATGAGGGCAAAGATAAGCCCGAGTGTTCCACCGATGGTTCCTGTGATGAGCATCATGAAGCCAAAAATCTGGGTCAAGGTGAACTCACTGTTGTTGGGGAACGCAAAGGTCAGAATTAATGCGGCAATGATGCCGAAGATGATTCCTACGACCATAAAGGTTAAAAACTTGGGAGAACGTCGAACAACGACCTGCTCAGTGGTGACTGTTTCTTTTTCGCTCATGTCACCATTGTGCCAGTGGAAAGAGGTAGCTCACATCACTGCGAACACCTGATGCACTGATCTTGCCCTGGTCATAGGCTTCACTCCAGGTTTGTTGACCCGTCGCTATCGCAATCCAGGTCGCAGGATCCATCTCCACTACATTCGGGGGTGTTCCCCGAGTATGTTCCGGCCCTTCCACGCACTGGATGGCTCCGAAGGGCGGTACGCGTAGCTCAACGGTATGGCCAGGTGCACAGTCGGTGACCAACTGAAGCAGATATCTCACTGCAGTAGCAACATCGTTGCGCTCAGAGGAACCTTCCATAACGGCATGAACGGCCTGTTGACCGTCAGCCGCATCAACTCGAGGTTTAGCCATGACGGTTAGGCAGAGCGAGAAACGACGTGCTCAGCAAAAGCAGAGAGAGCTGTTTTCACCGGACCTGCAGGTAGTGGCTCGAGAGCAGCAACAGCTTCGTGTGCCCAACGCCGGGCTTCTTCACGGGTGGCTTGGGTAACCGGGTGCGCATAGAGCTCAGTGATGGCGAGCTGCAGGTCAGCGTCCGCCTCAACAGATTCTTCATCGGCATCAGCGCGAATGCGAGCCAACAATGCAGCTGCTGCAGGGTCCGTGTGTCCCTGCTTTTCAAGCAGCAATGTGGGCAGAGTGGGAACGCCTGCGCGCAGATCAGTTCCCGCTTGTTTACCCGTGGCAGCTGATTCGGGAGAAAGATCAAGTACGTCATCGGCGAGCTGGAAAGCGACACCAATCTTTTCACCAAACTCCACCATAGGTTCCTCGAATTCGCGAGGTGCACCAGAGTAAACAATGCCACAACGTGCTGCAGCAGAAATCAGAGATCCCGTCTTATCTGCCAAAACCTGGATGTAATGAGAGACAGGGTCTTCATCTGGACGTGGGCCCACAGTTTCATGGAGCTGACCCAGGCACAACCGTTCAAAGGTTTCTGCTTGTAGCAGCATTGCTTTCTCACCGAGACGTGTCATCAGCGTGCTGGCTCTGGAGAAGAGAAGATCTCCGGTGAGGATAGCTACCGAGTTTCCCCACACCTCATGTGCACTGGGAACACCGCGACGAAGCGGAGCTTCGTCCATAACGTCATCGTGATACAACGAAGCCAAATGAGTGATTTCGATTGCTTGCGATGCCGTAACAACTTCAGGTGTTGCACCATTGCCCAGCTGCGCAGTGAGCAGCGTCAGCATGGGGCGAACGCGCTTGCCTCCGGCCCCGTAAAGGTAACGGCCTGACACATCGGCGAGCGCATCTGCGAAATGAAGTTCTGTGCTGAGACCTTCTTCGATTAAGGCCAAACCAGCGTCGATGGTGTCCGCGAGCTGTTTAGTTTCTGGACTGGCGAAAAGTCGTTGACGCAGGGAAAGACGTCCTGCTACACCACTCACGCTCGTACTCACCCGTTCAGCCTAGTCCTCACTATGAAACAGGTTTGATTCCGCGGTGAAGCGCCACAACTCCAGCTGTGAGATTGCGGTATGCCACTTTCTCAAAACCTGCCTCACGAATCCAGCTGGCAAGAGTGGATTGGTTTGGCCAATCCTCGATGGAGTCTGCCAAGTAGGTGTAGGCCTCCGTGTTTGAGCTGGAAACTTTTGCTACCAGTGGCATGACCTTACGCAGGTAGAAGTTGTAACTCGCACGAATGGGCGCAGCTGGTGGAGTGGAGAACTCACAAATGACAATGCGTCCACCAGGTTTGGTCACTCGGTAGAGCTCAGCAAGAGCTTTCTTCGGCTGAACAACATTCCGAAGACCGAAAGACATTGTCACGGCATCAAAGCTGTTGTCCTCAAACGGAAGAGCGGTTGCATCTGCTTGAACGAACTCGATGAGTGGATTCTTGCCATGCTTCTTGCGGCCGACCTCAATCATCCCGGGAGAGAAATCAGCAGCCACCACATGCGCACCAGACTTGGCCAACGCTGCTGAACTTGTGCCCGTTCCAGCTGCGAGGTCCAGTACCCGCTCAGATGGCTGTGGGTTGACAGCACGGGTCGTGGAGATTCGCCACAGGGTTGCATTACCTGCCGAAAGCAGGCTGTTTGTGACGTCGTAGCCTGCGGCTACGTCGTCAAACATGGCAGAGACGTCCTCGGGCTTTTTCGATAGGTCAGCAGTAGTCACAAGAGAAGTCTACGGCGCAGGCGTAGGCTGTCTCGAGTGAGTGTGAATACACAAGTTGGTCTCGTTGTCGAAACGGTGCCATTGGAGCAGATTCCAGAGTTGCTGGATCTGCTTGCGCCGTCGTCTCCTCTGCTGTGGTGGAGGCGCAATGAGGGAATGGTTGGCCACGACCCGCTCATCACACGTGTGTTCCGTGGCAAGGATCGTTTTAGGGAAGCAGCCGCTGACTGGCAAGAAATTGTTTCCTCCGCTGAGATCAGAGATCAGGTAAAGCTTCCTGGCACGGGCTTGATGGCTTTTGGCACTTTTGGATTCCGATACACATCTGCCGTTTCCAGCGTTCTCATCATTCCTCGACTGATTGTTGGTCGCCGCGGTGGAACCTCATGGCTTACTCGTATTCACCCAGCGTCAGAATCGGTTTTACCACTGAGTCTGGAGGAAGCACAGAACATTCTTGAGGAACTGATTTCGACATCAGGAAAAACTGGAACTACTCCTCATGTCACTCTGAGAGAGGGTGCCCAGACAGAGGCAAGCTTCCTTTCTTCTGTCAGTCGTGCTGTGGAACGCATCAACACGGGTGAGGTCGACAAGGTTGTTCTCTCACGCGATCTCCAGGGAAGTCTTTCCGAGAACTCAGATCTTCGCTTTCCTCTAAAACGCTTAGCTGAAAGCTATCCCGACTGTTGGACGTTCAGTGTCGACGGATTGTTTGGTTCGAGTCCGGAAACCTTGGTCGGTGTGCACGGAAACAAAGTTCAGGCTCGAGTATTGGCGGGAACAGCACGTAGAGGAAGTGACACAAACTCTGATCTTGAAAGCGCTGCCGCTCTTGCATCGAGCCACAAAGATCTCGACGAACATGGCTTTGCGACCCGTTCTGTTTTAGATGCTCTTGCACCCTTCACGGGAGCACTCACGGTCAGCGATTCACCCTTCACCTTGAAGCTGCCTAATGTCTGGCATTTGGCAACGGATATTGCGGGAACTCTCTCGACCGGATCCTCATCTTTGGATTTGGTGGATGCCCTGCACCCAACCGCAGCAGTCGCAGGAACTCCCACGGCAGTAGCAGTCACTGTGATTGATGACTTAGAACCATTCGATCGAGGAAGATATGCCGGTCCAGTGGGCTGGGTCGGTGCAAATGGCGACGGCGAATGGGCAATCGCACTGCGATGTGCCCAAGTTTCCGGGGGTACCATCACGGCATATGCCGGATGTGGAATAGTTTCTGATTCCATTCCAGAAAAGGAATTAGTCGAGACGGAAATGAAATTCCGACCGATTATTGACGCCTTTAGCTAACGAGTCAGCACAACTTCAATAATCTCTGGCCCTTCGCCTGCAGCAGTTAGAGCGCGTTCAAACTCACTCACTGTAGCCACTCTCGTGAATCTCCAGCCATATGCGGTAGCTAGTGCGTGGAAATCAACTTCTTGCGGAGTGAGGAAGACACGATCCATGCTTTCACGTGGAGCGGTCTGTCCTACCTCAAGAGCATCAAAGATTGTTCCACCGCCATCGTTTCCGATGATGACCTGAACACGTGGTCGGGTCTCTTGCTCACCAAAAAGAAGGGCTCCCGCATCATGTAGTGCTGCGAGGTCGCCGACCACAATCCTTGTCAACGCAGCCTCTGCCGCTAAAGCAATTCCTACGCCCGTTGCGATGTTGCCATCGATGCCGGCAAGACCTCGGTTAGCGTGAACGGCAATCTTCTTACCGCCAACAAATTTGTCGGCGACACGAATCAATCGTGAAGCGCCAAAGACTAAACGGTCGTGAGGCCACGTTGCACGCCAGACTGCATCTACAAGAAGTTCTCTGTTGAGGGGAACTCGTGATGCTGCGACTTCAGCTTTGAGGAATGCTTTCTTATCCTCAATGCTCTCCGAGCGTGACGCAGAAATGTTGGGTGCGGTTGCCAGTGCTGCATCAATGCTGTTCGTTTCAATTTCAGTAAAGACTTCCCGGCCGGTGTGAATCCATAGGCTGAGCCATTTCTGATCAACCTCACCAGGTTCAACCTCTACCTCGTTGACGAATGCTGCAACGTTGAGACCAGGGTTATACCCTTCTGGGGCTTGACTCCTCACAACAATCGTTTCAATTCCTGTCGTTGAGTCAGCAATGACTGCCGGAACTTCACGACTGAGCGTGGGGTGACCAAATACAATAATGCGTTCAATCTGGGAAGTGAGTTCAGGCATCGATAAGAGTTGGCGATAAGCAGGAACAAGATTCCTGCCATATCGAGCCCCACTTGTTACCTCCGCAATCAGCGGCCACCCACCCTCATGGGCAACTTCTTCAGCCCGAGGGCCAGCATCAGCTCCCGCAATAACAATGGTGCGAGGACCTCGGTCCAGTTGAACTGTGATTGCTGGCTCAGAATTTATCTGCGCATTGGTTGTTTGCTGACTTAGCTGGCGAAGATCAATGGGGGAGGACAGTGGCTCACGAAAAGCAAGATTGAGATGCACAGGGCCTGGCGCATAAGGATCTGTTGCTACTCGCCACGCCTGTTCAGCAAGTTCATGTGCGCGCCGAACAACGGTTCCTCCAGGAACTGGAGCAGGCTCGTCAATGCTGAAGCGAACTGCAGGGCCAAAAATGTCATGTTGATGTGTTGTTTGGTTACTACCGATTTCACGAAGCTCTTCTGGACGGTCAGCTGTGACAACAATCATGGGAACACCAGCATGGTGAGCTTCAAGAACAGCAGGATGCAGATTTGCTACTGCTGAGCCCGAGGTCGTGATTACTACTGCTGGGGTTGAAGTTTCGACAGCCATACCCAGTGCAACGAACCCAGCGATACGTTCATCGATGCGTACGTGTAATTTCACATCGCCACGACGCTCAAGTTCTGCAGCTACAAGAGCAAGTGCTTGAGAACGTGAACCCGGAGCTAGAACTATGTGTTCGACACCCAGCTCAATCAGAGAGGGAAGAAACTCAGCAGCAAAAACTGAGGAAGGTGCCGCCTTGGTCACGATGAGCCGCCGGGTGGATCTTTTGGTGGGAAATTCAGGCCACGGAGAAAGTCTGGATCATCATCAGGAGCAATAGTTCCGCGAGGGCCTTTGCCTTTGGGCCCGCGACCAACGGTGAACCACAGGATAGGTCCCACGACAGGTATCACAATGACAACCACTATCCACAAGCCCTTGGGAACTCCGCGAACACGGAATCGGTCCATGAATATCACATCCACCAAAGCAAAGACGGTGAGTGCGATAGCAATAGCGATACCGATGATGAATAACCGAGTCATGATGTATCTAAGTTTAGGCAGGCTCTGAGCTAGCACACAGCCTGTGACATTTAGACTGAATACGTGAAAAAGACTCAATGGCTCTGGTTCAGCCTCATTCGCTTGGCTGCTTTTGCTGTTCCACTGGTTATCACGCTCTTGTTGGGAATTACTCCCTGGCTTGCAGCTCTGCTATCAGCGATTATCGGTTTCTGCATTTCTTATATCTTCTTTGCGAACCGTCGCAATGCCCTCTCAACAACACTGTATGAAAAGCGCGCAGCCAAAGCAGCTGAAAAAGCAGACAAAGACGCTGAAGCCGAAGATGCTGAGGTAGAGAATCTGCTAGCTGAAGAAGGCAAAGGCCAGGCCTAAGCCATACAACAAACCAGTCAAGCTCGAAAGTTTGAGGGCGAGGACATATTCCTGTGCCGACTTAGATGTAATGGTGATTAGGCATGCGGGTAGCGCTGCCAAGAGCGCGAAATAGGTCAACTGCACTACAGGGTAGAACAAACCTAAATACGTAGCGATTCCGAAGGGAAGAAGAATAAGCACGCAGAACAAGACTGATGAAGCTCGCGCACCCATTCGAACGGCAAGTGTCTTTTTGCCAGCTTGAGTGTCGGTGGGAATATCACGGATGTTGTTGACGACGAGAACCGCACAAGAAATGAGGCCGATTCCCACTGCACCGAAAATGCTCTCGTCATTGACGAGCCCCGCCTGAACATAGGTTGTTCCCATCGTTGCAACCAAACCAAAGAAGATAAACACCATGACTTCACCTAAGCCGGCATATCCATATGGTCGCTTGCCGCCGGTGTAGAACCAGGCAGCTGCAAGAGCAAGAACACCGATTGCCGTAATCCACCACAGCTGGGTCATGATCTCAATAGCCAAGCCGGCCGCTGCGGCAATAGCGAAGAAAGCGAGGGCTACTGCAAGTACCCGCTTGGGTGCAACAGCTCCAGATCCTGTGAGTCGAGGGGGCCCCACACGAAAGTCATCAGTGCCACGAATGCCATCTGAATAGTCATTGGAGTAGTTGACTCCAATCTGCAACGAAAGCGCAACGACAAGGCACAGCAAAGCTAATGGTGCATTGAACTTGTCGACAATAGACGCTGCGCCTGACCCGATGAGAACAGGGGCAACGGCGAGAGGAAGTGTGCGAATGCGAGCACCAGAAATCCAATCGCCCACTGTTGCCGGTTTGGGCTTGTGCGACTGGTTCTTCTTCTTGGAAGTGCTCATACCTCGAGCCTACTTCTGTGCTGAGGCATATTCGGAAAGTGCAACCATGTCAGGTTTGCCTGAACTCAGCCGAGGAATCTCTGGGATGAAACAGACAACTTTGGGTGCTGCGACGCGTCCAAGTTCCGCAACGATAGCGTCATAAACCGTTGCAGAAATCTCGCCAGCATCAGGCTCGCCAGGGATAACCACTGCGGGACGAAGTCCCCATTCCGAATCTGGAATATGAACGACAACCCCGGAATTGCAGCCCTGGATGCCTGTAACAACAGCCTCGACAGCATCAAGATCGATCTTCAAACCTCCAGAAGTAATGATCCTATCGAGTCGTCCGAGCACCATCAGAACCCCATTAACAAAAGTCCCGGCATCTCCAGTCCTGTACCATCTCATTCCATTCCGATTAAGGAATACATCTGCACTTCTGATTGGATCACCCACATACTCGGTTGCCAACTGCGGTGCTGCAATGAGAATTTCGCCCGTGTCCGGATCAATCTCAATGGTCACCCCTGGAAGTGGAACACCGTCGTAGACACAGCCACCTGCGGTTTCACTGGAACCATAGGTAGTCACAATATTGAGACCTGCTTCTTCTGCTCTTTCGCGCAGTTCGCGCTCAAGTGCCTGGCCGCCAATCAAGATGGCAGACAATGACTGTGCGGTCTCTGCCCGCTCTGGGTGTTCCTCAATTTCATCGAGAACCCGAGCTAGTTGAACAGGAACAAGAGCTGTGTAGCGACGCTGTCCTGTCATCTGTTCAATGGCATCCAGAAACATCTGCGCATCGAAAGGTCCTGCTGACATAAAAACAGGATCAGTGTCCGAATAGAGAGAACGAACAAGTACAGAAACTCCCGCGATATAGGTCAGCGGTAACGCCAGTAGCCATTGCCCTGGTCCACCCAAGCGTTCGTGTGCTGCATTCGCACTTGCTTGAAGTGCAGCTGCGCTGAGAGCAACCGCCTTGGGGCGTCCAGAAGTACCCGAGGTTTGGATTAGCAGCGCAGTGCCATCAGGAGCCTGTGTAATTGTCTCTTCGTTGGCAGCCACAAGTCTGGATGCCCGAGGGTCTCTAACTAAGACGGCCGGTCCCTTGCCAGCGAGTGCACGCGCTAAATGTTCTTGCACCTGTTCAGGTGCAGTGGCATCACAGAGAACAATCTCGGTCATCTTTAGTAGTGCCAGGGAAAAGCAGACCAGTCAGGCTCGCGCTTTTCCAGGAAAGAGTCTCTGCCTTCGACTGCCTCATCTGTGCCATAAGCCAAGCGGGTCGCCTCCCCGGCAAAAACCTGTTGCCCCATGATGCCGTCATCAACCGCGTTGAAGGCGAACTTCAACATGCGAATAGCTGTAGGAGATTTCGTCATAATTGTGCGTGCCCAGGCAAGTGCTTCAGTCTCGAGATCGGCATGATCAACAACCTTGTTAACGGCACCCATTTCGTAGGCACGTTGTGCACTGTATTCCTCTGCAAGGAAGAACACCTCTCGCGCAAACTTCTGTCCAACCTGTCTGGCAAAATATGCGCTGCCGTATCCAGCATCAAAAGAGCCAACGTCGGCATCTGTTTGCTTGAAGTGAGCATGCTGCCGGCTGGCAATAGTCAGATCACACACAACATGCAGTGAGTGCCCGCCCCCGGCTGCCCATCCAGGAACTACTGCGATAACGACCTTGGGCATGGTTCTGATCAGACGTTGAACTTCCAGGATGTGCAAGCGGCCTGTGCCAGTGGAGCCATCTGCATATTCGTATCCAGCTTTTCCGCGAATTCGCTGATCCCCACCCGAGCAAAAAGCCCAACCGCCGTCCTTTGGGCTGGGGCCGTTGCCGGTGATGAGTACGACACCAACCTTGCTGTTCTGCCTAGCATCATCGAGAGCTCGATAAAGCTCATCTACTGTTTGGGGTCGAAATGCATTCCGCACCTCAGGACGATTAAAGGCAATACGAGCAACCTGCCCCATTACGTCGAGGTGGTAGGTAATATCCGTGAACCCTTCAGAACCGGGTGCGAGAACCCACTCAGTGGGGTCAAAAATCTCAGAAACCTCAGATGCCATAACACCAGCCTACGCAAGCTCAGGCGATGAGTGGGAGACTAGGCATGTGGAACCAACCCTCAACGAGCTCAGAAAGAGCGCACATGTGCTCTCTCTCCCGCTTGCTGTGAAATTTCGTGGTATCTGGTCACGAGAAATCATGCTCTTCAAAGGTCCCCGAGGGTGGACTGAATTTAGCCCCTTTGTTGAATACAACGATGATGAGGCGGTGAACTGGCTCAAGGCAGCGATTGAATTCGGCTGGACTGCCGCAGCGCCACTGGTTCGGGATTCAGTGATGGTCAATGCAACGATTCCCGCCGTGGATGCCGAGCAAGTCCGTGAAGTTTTAGCTCACTTCGATGGCTGCAGAACAGCCAAGGTCAAGGTGTGTGAATCAGGCCAGTCACTGGCAGAAGACATTGCCCGAGTGAGGGCTGTCCGTGCAGTCATGGGGCCTGAAGGACGTATTCGTCTAGACGCCAACGGTGGATGGAATGTTGATGAGGCAGAGCATGCTTTCCATGCTTTAGCCGAATTTGACCTCGAATATGTTGAACAACCCTGCTCCTCTCTCGAGGAACTGGCTGAACTACGCGAGCGCACCCACTACATGGACATCCCCATCGCTGCAGATGAGAGCATCCGCAAAGCCGACGATCCTCTTGCCGTTGCCCAGGCTGTCGCAGCAGACATTCTGGTGCTCAAAGCTCAGCCGTTAGGTGGTATTTCATCCATCCTTGAGATAGCTCAGCAAGTTTCTCTTCCCATCGTGATCTCGAGTGCGCTGGAATCTTCTGTGGGCATCTCGATGGGTTTGCATGCGGCAGCTGCTCTTCCGCATTTGGAGTATGACTGTGGTTTAGGAACTGCCTCGTTGTTGGCTGCTGATGTCACCAAGAGGCCTTTAGCCGCCCAAGCAGGTTCAATCCCCGTCCAGAGAGTTGATGTGGACGAAGAAATGCTGAGCAGCTTGGCCGCTCCTCCAGACACCATTTCGTGGTGGCAGGAGCGACTAGAACGCTGCTATGCCCTGCTATAAACCTGAGTAGGCGTGCAAGCCCTTGAAGAAGATGTTAACTACTGTGAAGTTGAAAATCACGGCAGCGAAACCAACAATGGCAAGCCACGCAGAGCGTGTTCCACGCCAGCCACGTGTCGACCGGGCGTGAATGTAGCCGGCGTAGACGGTCCAAATGATGAAGGTCCACACTTCTTTGGTGTCCCAGCCCCAGTAACGTCCCCACGCCTTTTCAGCCCAGATTGCGCCGGCGATAAGAGTGAAGGTCCACAACACAAAGCCGATGATGATGAGCCGGTAGGCGTAATTCTCAAGTTGAACAGAGTCTGGTAATCGGGTGAGGAATCCCAAACGGGTCTTTTCGTTGGCGGCGACTGCATTCTCTCGTTTCGTCTGAAGGAGTTGCATCAGAGAAAGCGCAAAGCCCAAGGCAAAGAACCCTGTTGCCAGTGTCGCCACAAAGACGTGAATAACCAACCAGTAGGACTGCAATGCTGGTGGAAGCGGAACAACTTCGACGTAGTAACGAGTTGCAGCCAGTCCCAGTAGCAACAGCACCAAACCGGTAATGAAGGCACCAAGGAACTTCATATCCCATTTGAGATTGACTATAAGGAACACGGCAACAATGACCAGAGTTCCTGTCATAGCGAACTCATACATGTTCGCCCAGGGAACTCGTGAGGCAGCAAATCCTCGCATCATGGTTGCAGCAAATTGGAGAATGAATCCCAACACCGTCAGCGACATCGCAATGCGAGCAAGCTTGCGACGTTCAGGAACGACCACGACAGTGCTGGCTTCGCCCACAGGTGCAGAGTCACTACTGGCACCCTTGGCTAGATCTAATGTGAACAGCACAAAGGCAATGGCGTAAATCGCCATCGAAGAGTAGAGGGCAAGGACGGAATACTGCGAAAGAGTGTCTGTCACGAATTCAATCCTAGAGCTCGGTGAATCTTCTCTTTGAGGGTATTGACAGCACTTTCCAAGCTTGGGTCATCACCACGAGCCAGACCAGCACATTCCGCTGTAACCGAACCATCAGAATTTTCTGTGACCGAAACCCACATGCGTCGACGTGGGATAAACAATGACACCAACAAGCCTGCGAGCGCAGCCATGGAGAAGAACAGCACCCAGCCTTGTGTTGGATCTCGGTGAATATCGAGCGAGACAAACTTCTTTACCCCGTCAAACGTGACCGTTCCCAAACCTTGTGGCAACTCGACAGTTTCACCAATTTTCATCTCGAGGGATTTCTGCGGAGCCTTGCGTCCAGCAAGCTTGGTCATGTCTTCGGTATCGAGTGCATAAACCGAACGCGGAATACCGTCATCAAGACCAAGGTCACCAGAGTAGACATCGAGAGTAAGTCGAGGATCAACAAGGTCTGGGTACATCGAGAAGAATGCTCCGCTGTGTCCCTCGCTGACCGTGGGGTAGAAGAACCCGATCAAGCCAACTTGTTCCTTCAGGCCATCTGGAAGTTTGATCACACCCAGTGAGGTCAGGTTTTTATCCTGTGGCAAGAAGTTCACCGAGTCGGTGAATATGACGTTGCCCTCAGGGTCACGAACAGTGACAGTAGGGGCGTAGCCATTACCCAGGAGGTAAACGTCAGTGCCCTCGATGCGCAAAGGCTCGTTAACTTTGATGACTTGCTTCTGGGGTTCTTGCCCCTTGACCTGGGTAGTCACCTCAGCGGTGTAGTCAACCGGCTGCCCGATAGCGTTCGTGTTTTGTTCCTCATAAACAGTCGTGAATTTGTCCAAGGTAATTGTGTAAGGCGGTAACGAAGAGGAGTTGAAGAATCGTCCTGGGTTGAACGAGTCGAAGGCAATCAAACTGTTCGTGAATGCTTGGCCCTCATAAATTGCGCGCTGGCCCGCAAAGCCAAAGCCACCGCCGAAACCAACCGCAATGAGAACACCCACGAGCGCAAAGTGGAAAACAAGGTTTCCTGTTTCCCGCATATAGCCACGCTCTGCCGAAACTGTAATGGCTGCCGGACTGACGAGCTTCCCCGTGCCTGTTGCAGGCCGGTCATAGCGTGCAACGCGGTAACGGTCTGCTTTGAGCACAGCTTTGGATGCCTCGAGCACCTCTTCAGCACTCTTGCCCGATACGGTGAGTTCTGCATGAGCAGGAAGGCGTCCCAGGTTTGCCGGAGTTGCCGGGGGCTGTGCACGCAATGCCTCAAAGTGGTGCTTCGTGC from Aurantimicrobium sp. MWH-Uga1 encodes:
- a CDS encoding sterol carrier family protein codes for the protein MAKPRVDAADGQQAVHAVMEGSSERNDVATAVRYLLQLVTDCAPGHTVELRVPPFGAIQCVEGPEHTRGTPPNVVEMDPATWIAIATGQQTWSEAYDQGKISASGVRSDVSYLFPLAQW
- a CDS encoding isochorismate synthase MenF, with translation MSVNTQVGLVVETVPLEQIPELLDLLAPSSPLLWWRRNEGMVGHDPLITRVFRGKDRFREAAADWQEIVSSAEIRDQVKLPGTGLMAFGTFGFRYTSAVSSVLIIPRLIVGRRGGTSWLTRIHPASESVLPLSLEEAQNILEELISTSGKTGTTPHVTLREGAQTEASFLSSVSRAVERINTGEVDKVVLSRDLQGSLSENSDLRFPLKRLAESYPDCWTFSVDGLFGSSPETLVGVHGNKVQARVLAGTARRGSDTNSDLESAAALASSHKDLDEHGFATRSVLDALAPFTGALTVSDSPFTLKLPNVWHLATDIAGTLSTGSSSLDLVDALHPTAAVAGTPTAVAVTVIDDLEPFDRGRYAGPVGWVGANGDGEWAIALRCAQVSGGTITAYAGCGIVSDSIPEKELVETEMKFRPIIDAFS
- the ubiE gene encoding bifunctional demethylmenaquinone methyltransferase/2-methoxy-6-polyprenyl-1,4-benzoquinol methylase UbiE, encoding MTTADLSKKPEDVSAMFDDVAAGYDVTNSLLSAGNATLWRISTTRAVNPQPSERVLDLAAGTGTSSAALAKSGAHVVAADFSPGMIEVGRKKHGKNPLIEFVQADATALPFEDNSFDAVTMSFGLRNVVQPKKALAELYRVTKPGGRIVICEFSTPPAAPIRASYNFYLRKVMPLVAKVSSSNTEAYTYLADSIEDWPNQSTLASWIREAGFEKVAYRNLTAGVVALHRGIKPVS
- a CDS encoding polyprenyl synthetase family protein, with product MSTSVSGVAGRLSLRQRLFASPETKQLADTIDAGLALIEEGLSTELHFADALADVSGRYLYGAGGKRVRPMLTLLTAQLGNGATPEVVTASQAIEITHLASLYHDDVMDEAPLRRGVPSAHEVWGNSVAILTGDLLFSRASTLMTRLGEKAMLLQAETFERLCLGQLHETVGPRPDEDPVSHYIQVLADKTGSLISAAARCGIVYSGAPREFEEPMVEFGEKIGVAFQLADDVLDLSPESAATGKQAGTDLRAGVPTLPTLLLEKQGHTDPAAAALLARIRADADEESVEADADLQLAITELYAHPVTQATREEARRWAHEAVAALEPLPAGPVKTALSAFAEHVVSRSA
- the purF gene encoding amidophosphoribosyltransferase produces the protein MCGIVGIVSTEPVNQQIYDALLLLQHRGQDSTGIATADGSRLHMHKTKGQVREGFRTRDMRTLVGNVGLGHVRYATAGAASNEEEAQPFYVNAPYGIILVHNGNLTNTRELTKDLFNIDRRHVNTSSDTELLLNVLATELQSTISGSDLSPENIFHAVANLHKRVEGSYAAIAIISGHGLLAFRDPFGIRPLILGKREMDNGKTDYIVASESLVLESGGYEIVRDVEPGEAVFITQDGTLYTHQCAENPILRPCSFEYVYLARPDSVMNGISVYETRLRMGDRLAATIAQHAPLGDIDVVMPIPDSSRPSAMQVARTLGVEYREGFFKNRYVGRTFIMPGQAQRKRSVRQKLNAMSTEFKGKNVLIVDDSIVRGTTSREIVEMARAAGANKVTFTSAAPPVRYPHVYGINMPSRQELIAHGRKIPEIAQELGADHLIYQEVADMEAAIMEGSNLTGLDLSCFTGEYVTGTITPEYLDWVERNQLS